A genomic segment from Streptosporangium roseum DSM 43021 encodes:
- a CDS encoding histidine kinase dimerization/phosphoacceptor domain-containing protein, with translation MRRRVDYAARAVALSLGALGLAALAAHVVIELAINPRPPGIGDTARVQALLSTPLGMLIVLRRPGLIVGWLLLLVGAANGWVTLAISLYEVYGQGAVPLPPLLYWLLGFRGAVTTCTALMLPLAHPDAGLLRPRWRWVYLALISWQLLLLAIAIPRLHESAGPLASLYQVSAVICGPLQWVSLLVLLVRFWHADPDARRQIAWLAPVVAFDNLAFTEILGWDYLWLDTIGEAAVPIAVAIAVLRYRLYSIDTLASRALVGGALVVFVATAYLAVGALTGLFLADYGELFGVVAAILAGLSFLPVQRRLQRLLDRLLYGRSGDPQAHAEALRRQIQHAGPSQALEAAVRAVADGLAVTGVAVQTEESHVVGELGDDPRKVPLVWHGEPAGTLLLGPPGARRFPRAYERRMLAVLVPIVADVAHAVQMAHDLRRSWERAAGAREEERRRLHRDLHDGLGGRLAGITIGLEAVRRSLGSPDLAYRLLSDLRVGMDDVNGEMRELVQGLRPRALDAIGLEQSIRLLAGEVPVTVRGSLEGLPPRGGGRGVPDRAGGADQRPASFRCGGHHRGAGAGGRPAGAGHRRRGGCRRVGSGLGLRPVDDARTGRRGGRHLLGPWRRARRHRGRGCFSRPDMTGGGSPPRGNAYISWRRRKQPESPDAAQGSC, from the coding sequence ATGAGGCGGAGAGTGGACTACGCGGCGCGGGCCGTGGCCCTGTCCCTGGGCGCGCTCGGCCTCGCGGCGCTGGCCGCGCACGTGGTCATCGAGCTCGCGATCAACCCCCGGCCGCCCGGCATCGGTGACACCGCCCGCGTCCAGGCGCTGCTCAGCACCCCGCTGGGCATGCTGATCGTGCTGCGCCGGCCCGGACTGATCGTCGGCTGGCTGCTCCTGCTGGTCGGCGCGGCCAACGGCTGGGTGACGCTCGCCATCTCCCTGTACGAGGTGTACGGGCAGGGCGCGGTGCCGCTCCCGCCGCTGCTCTACTGGCTCCTCGGCTTCCGCGGCGCCGTCACCACCTGCACGGCGCTCATGCTGCCGCTCGCGCATCCGGACGCCGGCCTGCTGCGGCCCCGATGGCGCTGGGTCTACCTGGCGCTGATCTCGTGGCAGCTGCTCCTGCTGGCGATCGCCATCCCGCGGCTGCACGAGTCCGCCGGGCCGCTCGCGAGCCTGTACCAGGTGTCCGCCGTGATCTGCGGGCCGCTGCAGTGGGTGAGCCTGCTCGTGCTACTCGTCCGGTTCTGGCACGCCGACCCGGACGCGCGGCGGCAGATCGCCTGGCTGGCGCCCGTCGTGGCCTTCGACAACCTCGCCTTCACCGAGATCCTCGGCTGGGACTACCTCTGGCTGGACACCATCGGCGAGGCGGCCGTGCCGATCGCGGTGGCCATCGCCGTACTCCGCTACCGGCTCTACTCGATCGACACGCTTGCCAGCCGGGCCCTGGTCGGAGGCGCCCTGGTGGTCTTCGTCGCCACGGCGTACCTGGCCGTCGGCGCGCTCACCGGACTCTTCCTGGCCGACTACGGCGAGCTCTTCGGCGTGGTCGCGGCGATCCTCGCGGGCCTGTCGTTCCTGCCCGTCCAGCGGCGCCTGCAACGCCTGCTCGACCGGCTCCTGTACGGCAGGAGCGGCGACCCCCAGGCGCACGCCGAAGCCCTGCGGCGGCAGATCCAGCACGCCGGTCCCTCCCAGGCGCTGGAGGCGGCGGTGCGGGCGGTGGCCGACGGCCTGGCGGTGACCGGGGTGGCGGTCCAGACCGAGGAGAGCCACGTCGTCGGCGAGCTCGGGGACGACCCTCGCAAGGTCCCCCTGGTGTGGCATGGCGAACCCGCCGGGACGCTGCTCCTCGGCCCACCCGGGGCGCGGCGCTTCCCCCGGGCGTACGAGCGGCGGATGCTGGCCGTCCTGGTGCCGATCGTCGCCGACGTCGCGCATGCCGTACAGATGGCTCATGACCTGCGACGTTCATGGGAACGGGCGGCCGGGGCGCGGGAAGAGGAGCGGCGGCGGCTGCACCGGGACCTGCACGACGGGCTGGGGGGCAGGTTGGCCGGGATAACGATCGGGCTGGAGGCGGTGCGGCGATCCCTGGGCTCCCCTGACCTGGCCTATCGGCTGCTGTCCGATCTCCGGGTGGGGATGGACGACGTGAACGGCGAGATGCGGGAGCTGGTGCAGGGCCTCCGGCCCCGCGCACTGGACGCGATCGGGCTGGAGCAGTCGATCCGGCTGCTGGCGGGGGAGGTGCCGGTCACCGTCAGGGGAAGCCTGGAGGGACTGCCCCCCCGCGGTGGAGGTCGCGGCGTACCGGATCGTGCAGGAGGCGCTGACCAACGCCCGGCGTCATTCCGGTGCGGAGGTCATCACCGTGGTGCTGGAGCGGGCGGGCGACCTGCGGGTGCGGGTCACCGACGACGGGGTGGGTGTCGGCGCGTCGGCTCGGGGCTCGGGCTTCGGCCTGTCGACGATGCGCGAACGGGCCGCCGAGGTGGGCGGCACCTGCTCGGTCCGTGGCGGCGAGCACGGCGGCACCGTGGTCGAGGTTGTTTTTCCCGTCCCGACATGACCGGTGGGGGCAGCCCGCCGCGCGGGAACGCTTACATCTCCTGGCGGCGGCGCAAACAGCCGGAGTCGCCCGACGCGGCCCAAGGCTCCTGCTGA
- a CDS encoding TetR/AcrR family transcriptional regulator, which yields MVEKPGLRERKKQRTRQALIEAAVRLFEDRGYDQVTVAEIAGAAEVSPRTFFLHFQTKEDVLLANADVRVDLALEAIAERHAGEPLSGVLVRATEQMIFNAWDHDLPSGLAALRARLAASEPALQARLLQRYLTAQAELAQALQRAFPDRLDTTTAPALVGAMVGAVSASAVSALQRGDGPDEVRNAMRQAMALVARSVT from the coding sequence ATGGTGGAGAAACCGGGACTGCGGGAGCGCAAGAAGCAGCGCACCCGGCAGGCGTTGATCGAGGCGGCGGTGCGCCTGTTCGAGGACAGGGGCTACGACCAGGTGACCGTGGCCGAGATCGCCGGCGCCGCGGAGGTGTCCCCCCGCACCTTCTTCCTCCACTTTCAGACCAAGGAGGACGTGCTCCTGGCCAACGCCGACGTGCGCGTCGATCTGGCACTGGAGGCGATCGCCGAGCGCCACGCCGGGGAGCCGCTGTCCGGAGTGCTGGTGCGGGCGACGGAACAGATGATCTTCAATGCCTGGGATCACGACCTGCCCAGCGGCCTCGCGGCGCTTCGGGCGCGGCTGGCGGCCTCGGAGCCGGCGCTGCAGGCCCGGCTGCTGCAGCGCTACCTCACCGCTCAGGCCGAGCTGGCCCAGGCGCTGCAGCGGGCGTTCCCCGACAGGCTCGACACGACCACCGCCCCCGCCCTGGTCGGCGCGATGGTGGGCGCGGTCAGCGCGTCCGCGGTGAGCGCGCTGCAGCGCGGCGACGGACCCGACGAGGTACGGAACGCCATGCGGCAGGCCATGGCCCTGGTGGCGCGATCCGTCACCTGA
- a CDS encoding SDR family NAD(P)-dependent oxidoreductase: MGSLDGRVVLITGAGRGIGREEALFFAAEGAKVVVNDLGVAIDGTGGDAGVAADVVEEIIARGGQAVANTDSVADWDGARRMVETALQSFGDLHVVVNNATIERNMGLADLSEEDFDDVLAVKLKGTFAVTHWAARHWRDRFQAGDRADRAVVNTSSGSGLLNPLPAQVSYAAGNAGVAALTVVAALELGRYGVRVNCISPSMARTRLTLGVPGMSQEPPASRFDPLHPAASAPVAAYLASSACPLTGQVLSVRGSTVAVNQGWSLGGHISQDGPWSVEELAEKVKELPTDDPFDKLAQALSGALGTTGRAELQEMINALLDQGGRSGTASA; this comes from the coding sequence ATGGGAAGTCTGGACGGACGTGTCGTCCTCATCACCGGAGCAGGGCGCGGCATCGGGCGGGAGGAGGCGTTGTTCTTCGCCGCCGAGGGTGCCAAGGTCGTCGTCAACGACCTCGGCGTCGCCATCGACGGCACGGGCGGCGACGCCGGCGTGGCGGCGGACGTCGTCGAGGAGATCATCGCGCGCGGCGGGCAGGCCGTGGCCAACACCGACAGCGTCGCCGACTGGGACGGCGCCCGCCGCATGGTGGAGACGGCCCTGCAGTCCTTCGGCGACCTGCACGTAGTGGTCAACAACGCGACCATCGAACGGAACATGGGCCTGGCCGACCTGTCGGAGGAGGACTTCGACGACGTCCTGGCCGTCAAGCTCAAGGGCACTTTCGCGGTGACGCACTGGGCGGCCCGCCACTGGCGCGACCGGTTCCAGGCAGGGGACCGCGCCGACCGCGCCGTCGTCAACACCTCCTCCGGCTCCGGACTGCTCAACCCGCTGCCCGCGCAGGTCTCCTACGCGGCGGGCAACGCCGGGGTGGCGGCGCTGACCGTCGTGGCCGCCCTCGAGTTGGGCCGCTACGGCGTGCGGGTCAACTGCATCTCGCCGTCGATGGCTCGCACCAGACTCACCCTCGGCGTTCCCGGCATGAGCCAGGAACCGCCGGCGAGCCGGTTCGACCCCCTGCACCCGGCCGCCAGCGCGCCTGTCGCCGCCTACCTGGCCAGTTCGGCCTGCCCGCTCACCGGCCAGGTGCTGTCGGTGCGAGGCAGTACGGTCGCGGTCAACCAAGGCTGGTCCCTCGGCGGCCACATCAGCCAGGACGGGCCATGGAGCGTGGAGGAACTGGCCGAGAAGGTGAAAGAGCTGCCGACGGACGACCCCTTCGACAAGCTCGCCCAGGCCCTGTCCGGCGCGCTCGGCACCACTGGACGCGCCGAACTCCAGGAGATGATCAACGCCCTGCTGGACCAGGGAGGCCGCTCCGGCACGGCCTCCGCATGA
- a CDS encoding CPBP family intramembrane glutamic endopeptidase: MSFTPLTLVLAVVLVGYLAVASPLLGKRTYDKLARTRDQDPTAYRRMFTLWSAELWALAAAALLIVTVEPGLDAADIGLVIKEVPSEILGTIVGFLVAATVGVLVLRWLAARGKPVPGQQAVHHLLPRTTAERWYAAGLSVTAGITEEIVYRGLLIAVGMGALGLSKEVAAVGALAVFVAGHLYQGWRGMLVVTLLGAGLTSLYLRTGSLLLPILLHALIDLRGLVFVPRPRRAVVEHAC; this comes from the coding sequence ATGTCGTTCACCCCTTTGACACTCGTCCTGGCGGTCGTCCTTGTCGGCTACCTGGCCGTCGCCAGTCCCCTGCTCGGCAAGCGCACCTACGACAAGCTGGCCCGTACCCGCGATCAGGACCCCACCGCCTACCGCCGGATGTTCACGCTCTGGAGCGCCGAGCTGTGGGCGCTGGCCGCCGCGGCGCTGCTCATCGTCACCGTGGAACCGGGCCTTGACGCCGCGGACATCGGCCTGGTGATCAAGGAGGTTCCGAGCGAGATCCTCGGCACGATCGTCGGATTCCTGGTCGCCGCCACGGTCGGCGTGCTCGTCCTCAGATGGCTGGCGGCCAGGGGCAAGCCCGTCCCCGGGCAGCAGGCCGTCCACCACCTGCTGCCGCGCACCACGGCCGAGCGCTGGTACGCCGCGGGCCTGTCGGTGACCGCGGGCATCACCGAGGAGATCGTCTACCGGGGCCTGCTCATCGCGGTCGGCATGGGCGCGCTCGGCCTGAGCAAGGAGGTCGCGGCCGTCGGCGCGCTGGCGGTGTTCGTCGCCGGCCACCTTTACCAGGGCTGGCGCGGCATGCTCGTGGTCACCCTGCTCGGCGCCGGCCTGACCTCGCTCTATCTGAGGACCGGCAGCCTGCTCCTGCCGATCCTGCTCCACGCGCTGATCGACCTGCGCGGCCTGGTGTTCGTCCCGCGTCCGCGACGTGCGGTGGTCGAGCACGCATGCTAG
- a CDS encoding GlxA family transcriptional regulator yields MPLDCPETLPTPPSPHRVVALVAPNQELYPVTSASAVFGYHGPDIPQHYSFSLCAEHPGSLPTTVGVPIQVDSGLEALDDADTVVIAGWTLTPSPAVLHAVSQAHARGARIVAVCAGIFIPAALGLLDGRRASVHWELFSELAARHPRVIPDGTVIYVDHGDVATAGASAATLDLCLHQVFREYGAAHAMRIGRQLAAGPHREGCQRQYPPLPTTGPMPDSLAPLLEWLLSRLPDQITVEDMAAYSGVSPRTLTRQFTDQIGVPPARWLLERRLAATRALLEETDLPVETIATRVGLSSAVNLRRRFHTALRTTPAAYRRSFR; encoded by the coding sequence ATGCCCCTGGATTGCCCGGAAACGCTCCCGACGCCCCCCAGCCCGCACCGCGTGGTCGCCTTGGTCGCCCCGAACCAGGAGCTCTACCCGGTCACCTCCGCCTCGGCCGTCTTCGGCTACCACGGCCCCGACATCCCCCAGCACTACAGCTTCAGCCTGTGCGCCGAACACCCCGGCTCCCTCCCCACCACCGTCGGCGTCCCCATCCAGGTGGACAGCGGCCTCGAAGCCCTCGACGACGCCGACACCGTGGTCATCGCGGGCTGGACCCTCACCCCCTCGCCCGCCGTACTCCACGCGGTGTCCCAAGCCCATGCCCGAGGCGCCCGCATCGTCGCCGTCTGCGCCGGAATCTTCATCCCCGCCGCCCTGGGCCTCCTGGACGGCCGCCGCGCCTCCGTCCACTGGGAACTCTTCAGCGAACTCGCCGCCCGCCACCCCCGCGTCATCCCCGACGGCACCGTCATCTACGTCGATCACGGCGACGTCGCCACCGCCGGCGCCTCGGCCGCCACCCTCGACCTCTGCCTTCACCAGGTCTTCCGGGAGTACGGCGCGGCCCACGCCATGCGCATCGGCCGCCAGCTCGCCGCCGGTCCGCACCGCGAGGGCTGCCAGCGCCAGTACCCTCCCCTCCCCACCACCGGCCCCATGCCGGACTCCCTGGCCCCCCTGCTCGAATGGCTCCTCTCGCGCCTGCCCGACCAGATCACCGTCGAGGACATGGCCGCCTACTCGGGCGTCTCTCCCCGCACCCTCACCCGCCAGTTCACCGACCAGATCGGCGTCCCGCCCGCCCGCTGGCTGCTGGAACGCCGCCTGGCCGCCACCCGCGCCCTGCTGGAGGAGACCGACCTGCCCGTCGAGACCATCGCCACCCGCGTCGGCCTCTCCTCGGCGGTCAACCTCCGCCGCCGCTTTCACACCGCCCTGCGCACCACCCCGGCCGCCTACCGCCGCTCCTTCCGCTGA
- a CDS encoding MFS transporter, with translation MWTRNFTLYFGARTISLLGDAMMPVASALAIGKVYGIAGVGYVLAIWTASAVLVMLFGGVFADRIGARRLMIGADILRVVTQGCVAVAFLDGAPPLALLLAMAFLSGIGAGTFEPCVNGMVPLVAKDPQRANATLKIAEAVTQLAGPALAGVLVVVAGPVFVYTVDAATFLVSGVFLLLVRVAVPRPEPSNVLSDLRRGWEEFKARSWMWSVILVWVFWGVLVVGPYVPLSSQVIGADYGWVMAALGLGTVLGGLVAIRLRPRRPLAAGAAALSGYVAVPLTVALGLPLPLLMAGHLLGGCALAFWSVMWSTSVQTQVAPDVVNRVNAYQVAGSVAGMAVGQALAGPVATLVEPRSFMLGSALVTVGVVAALLLIKPVRRLGRDPQEAGGQSVPVPVPAGLPT, from the coding sequence ATGTGGACGAGAAATTTCACCCTCTACTTCGGGGCCCGCACGATCTCGCTGCTCGGTGACGCGATGATGCCCGTCGCCTCGGCGCTGGCGATCGGGAAAGTCTACGGGATCGCGGGCGTCGGCTACGTGCTCGCGATCTGGACCGCGTCGGCTGTGCTGGTCATGCTGTTCGGCGGGGTTTTCGCCGACCGGATCGGCGCCCGGCGCTTGATGATCGGCGCGGACATACTCAGGGTCGTCACTCAGGGGTGTGTGGCCGTCGCCTTCCTGGATGGCGCGCCGCCGCTCGCCCTGTTGCTGGCGATGGCGTTCTTGTCGGGCATAGGCGCCGGAACGTTCGAACCGTGCGTCAACGGCATGGTCCCCCTGGTCGCCAAAGATCCGCAGCGGGCCAACGCGACGCTGAAGATCGCCGAGGCGGTCACCCAGCTGGCGGGCCCCGCACTGGCCGGAGTCCTCGTCGTCGTCGCCGGGCCGGTCTTCGTCTACACGGTGGACGCCGCGACGTTCCTGGTCAGCGGGGTGTTCCTGCTGCTGGTCCGGGTCGCCGTACCCAGGCCGGAGCCCTCCAACGTGCTGAGCGACCTGCGCAGGGGCTGGGAGGAGTTCAAGGCCAGGAGCTGGATGTGGTCGGTCATCCTGGTCTGGGTGTTCTGGGGCGTTCTGGTGGTCGGGCCGTACGTGCCGCTGTCGTCGCAGGTCATCGGGGCCGACTACGGCTGGGTGATGGCGGCGCTCGGCCTCGGCACTGTGCTGGGCGGGCTGGTGGCGATCAGGCTCAGGCCGCGCAGGCCGCTGGCGGCCGGGGCGGCGGCGCTGAGCGGGTACGTGGCGGTGCCGCTGACGGTCGCGCTCGGGCTGCCGCTGCCGCTGCTGATGGCCGGGCACCTGCTCGGGGGGTGCGCGTTGGCGTTCTGGTCGGTGATGTGGTCGACCAGCGTGCAGACGCAGGTCGCGCCGGACGTGGTGAACCGGGTCAACGCCTACCAGGTGGCCGGGTCGGTCGCGGGCATGGCAGTCGGGCAGGCGCTGGCCGGTCCGGTCGCCACGCTGGTCGAACCGCGCTCCTTCATGCTGGGGTCGGCCCTGGTGACGGTCGGCGTGGTGGCGGCGCTGCTGCTGATCAAGCCGGTCAGGCGGCTGGGCCGGGACCCTCAGGAGGCCGGAGGCCAGTCGGTCCCGGTCCCGGTACCGGCCGGCTTGCCGACGTAG
- a CDS encoding PadR family transcriptional regulator, whose translation MTSDRRASWLKGVLDLLVLASLTAGENYGYEIAKDLAESGLGQIKGGTLYPVLNRLEEAGLVTAEFRATERGPGRRYYRLTDLGRQTLAEQGGLWLGFEESVRAVLARGHVETPQPAGSHEGKLR comes from the coding sequence ATGACGAGCGACCGACGCGCGAGCTGGCTCAAGGGCGTGCTCGACCTGCTCGTTCTCGCCAGCCTCACGGCCGGTGAGAACTATGGCTACGAGATCGCCAAGGACCTCGCCGAGTCGGGCCTCGGCCAGATCAAGGGCGGCACCCTCTACCCGGTGCTCAACCGGCTGGAGGAGGCGGGGCTGGTCACCGCCGAGTTCCGGGCGACCGAGCGCGGGCCCGGCCGCCGCTACTACCGGCTCACCGACCTGGGCAGGCAGACGCTCGCCGAGCAGGGGGGGCTCTGGCTGGGCTTCGAGGAGTCGGTACGCGCCGTGCTGGCCAGGGGCCACGTCGAGACACCTCAGCCCGCGGGTTCGCATGAAGGGAAACTCCGATGA